CCTGGTCGGTGACGGAAACAGCAGAATTTTGGGACGCTGTGTGGGAGTTCTGTGGGGTGATCGCTTCCAAAAAAGGCGAGCGGGTTCTAGGTGCCACGACAATGCCCGGTGCAGACTTCTTCCCGGACGCGCGGCTTAATTTCGCGGAAAACCTGCTGCGCAAGGACGACTCATCCCCTGCGCTCCACTTCAATAATGAGGGCGGGCACGAACGCGTGGTGACCTGGGCAGAGCTGCGGGCCTCGGTGTCGCAATTTGCGCAGGCATTGCGTGCCTGGGGGGTTGAGCCCGGCGACCGGGTGGCAGGCTATATGCCCAATATGCCCGAAACCATTGTCGCGATGCTGGCGACGGCAAGTCTCGGCGCTGTCTGGTCTTCCTGTTCGCCTGACTTTGGTGCGAGGGGCGTCCTGGACAGGTTCGGACAGATTGAGCCCAAAGTTCTGATTGCATGTGATGGCTATCGCTACAATGGCAAAACGCTGCGGCTCGAAGACAATTTGCGGGAGATCACGGGACACCTGCCCACCCTGGAACATGTGGTGATTGTGTCGCTTGTCGGTGCTGCTGTTACCGGCGTCGAAAGAGTCACTCTTTGGGAAGACGCATGCGCACCATTTGATCCGAGCGATATCGTCTTTGAGCAGCTACCGTTCAATCATCCGCTCTACATCATGTTTTCCAGCGGCACGACCGGCGCACCCAAGTGCATTGTGCATTCTGCGGGTGGTACGCTTCTGCAGCAATTAAAGGAACACGTGCTTCATTGCGATCTGAAAGAAGGCGATACGCTTTTCTATTTCACCACCTGCGGGTGGATGATGTGGAACTGGCTCGTGGCGGGTCTGGGTGTGGGAGCAACACTTGCGCTTTATGACGGTTCGCCTTTCTATCCAGATGGCAATGTTCTGTTCGACTATGCAGATGACGTTGGGGTCAATGTTTTTGGTACTTCGGCCAAATTCATTGATGCGCTCAACAAAGAGAAGCTGAAGCCTGCTGAGACCCACGAGCTGAGCGACCTACGCTTGAT
The DNA window shown above is from Parvibaculaceae bacterium PLY_AMNH_Bact1 and carries:
- a CDS encoding acetoacetate--CoA ligase (Derived by automated computational analysis using gene prediction method: Protein Homology. GO_function: GO:0030729 - acetoacetate-CoA ligase activity [Evidence IEA]; GO_process: GO:0019287 - isopentenyl diphosphate biosynthetic process, mevalonate pathway [Evidence IEA]), whose translation is MNNQQNASPKSTTPLWAPNATRVAASAMTRFRLETEKSIGRSLPDYQALHAWSVTETAEFWDAVWEFCGVIASKKGERVLGATTMPGADFFPDARLNFAENLLRKDDSSPALHFNNEGGHERVVTWAELRASVSQFAQALRAWGVEPGDRVAGYMPNMPETIVAMLATASLGAVWSSCSPDFGARGVLDRFGQIEPKVLIACDGYRYNGKTLRLEDNLREITGHLPTLEHVVIVSLVGAAVTGVERVTLWEDACAPFDPSDIVFEQLPFNHPLYIMFSSGTTGAPKCIVHSAGGTLLQQLKEHVLHCDLKEGDTLFYFTTCGWMMWNWLVAGLGVGATLALYDGSPFYPDGNVLFDYADDVGVNVFGTSAKFIDALNKEKLKPAETHELSDLRLILSTGSPLVDEGFEYVYRSIKKDVQLSSISGGTDIVSCFVLGNPVLPVWKGEIQSKGLGMVVEIWDEGGDALTHGKGELVCTKPFPSMPIGFWNDPDGAKYAAAYFDRFPGVWHHGDFAEVTEQGGIIIHGRSDATLNPGGVRIGTAEIYAVVETLPEIREAIAVGQSWQDDVRVVLFIVLADGAELTDDLIATIRSNIRKGASPRHVPAKVIAVTDIPRTKSGKITELAVRDIIEGRDVKNREALANPEALDLYRNLGDLQT